TAAAGCTGTCAAACAATTTGCGGATAAATTTATGAGATAATTTTGGGTATTGACAAAAAGAGTAAAGTATAATAAGTAAGCCGTCAATAAGGAGAAGCAGAAAATGTTTGCAGTAATGGTAGATCATAAATTAAGGGATTATCGGGATAAGATAGCCTATAGTATAGATTATATATTTACTGTATTGGGCTATAACTACCGGATTCTTGCTGATGATGAATATGCGAAAGTGGAAGAGATACCCTTCATGTATGTATCTGATAAGAAGATAGTTGAGGACTATTTATCTGATAATCCGCGAGGGTTTGCAATTTGCATTTTGCATGATCCCATTCATTATAATTATGAAAATCTGGGCAGGGCTGATATCAAGCAATTACTGAAAAGTTTTAATATAGGTCATGATATTCCATATTTATGCAGCAGGGAGATAGTGGAACCCATATCTTTTACCTGTGATTCGCAGCAAAAGCGTTTTTATGTGGGAGTATTTCATTTTGATCTGATCGGTAATATATATTTTCATTTAACCGGCAGGGAGCAGAATGCATTCAATCAGCGGGATCCACATAAGCAGTACTTATATCAGCAATCGAATTTTGAAAAATTTATGAGTTACCCTTATTTAACAGGAATGATCAATTTGGTAGAATTATTTCTGGGAGAAGGGGAAAACTATTTAAGATATCCATTGATGCAAAAGCCAGTATGGCCAGGAAATAAGCAGTATGCTGTAACAATCAGTCATAATGTTGATAAATTAACTAAATGGAACTGGAGTACTTTTTGGGGTAGTTTCTTTTACTGGTTCAGAAGCTTCTGGCGGGTGAAATATCATTTAAGGAATTTTTGGGGTTTGCTGAGATACTTATTTGATAACTGGGAGCCATACTGGAATTTTGATCTTATATCGGGTCTTGAACATGATAATGGTATCAGGAGCACCTATTTCTTTGGAGTAAATTATTCTGACAAACCGGGTGTCGATTATGATCTGAATGATGAAGACCAGAAGAAGCAGAAGAATGAACTGCAGGCATTTGGGCATGATTTCGGACTGTTTTTAAGTGGTGAAAATGCAGAAGAGAAAATTGCCACTTCATTAGATAAATTGACTGAATTTACTACTTCAAAAATTAAAGGAGTGCGCAAGGCAAATCTGTTGACACTGAAAGAAGAGGACATATTAAACAGCAAAGATAGTGATCTGGTGTGGGATAGTTCCTTGACAATGCCGGATCTGCAGGGTTTTGTGAATGGGATTGGCTATCCATATTTTATAATTCCTGCGAATATAAATGAGGGGACCCTGATAGAACTGCCGGTGAATTTTAGTGATCAAGCTCTTTTAAATGGCAAAATATCCTTAACTCGAGATGCTCTGGAAGAAAAGATCGAGGACATGATAGATAAAGCAAGGAAGTTCAGATCTTTATTAGTTTTTAATTTCAGTTTATACACTTTTGAAGAGATATTGCTTTTATCTGAAATATATAAATGGTTGATGGAGCGATTAAAGGGAGATCCTTCGGTATGGAAGGCACGGCTTTCAGAGATAAGTAACTGGTTAGAGCAAAGGTCAAGCGTAAAAGTACATAATAAGCGTGATCTGGTTGAGATTGAGATAGGTCGAGATATTGATGAGATTACCCTGTATTTGAAGGGATTATGGCGTGTGACAGAAATCCTGGAACGTAAAATATTGGAAAATGAACAGGAGGAGTTAGACCTGTTTACAGAGAATACCTGGTGGCAATTGAATGATGCGGAGGTGATGGTTACGGGTAGGATGCTGAAGGTGAGGAATGCAAAGAGTGGTTGCCGGATCAGGATAGAGACGGAGAAATTTGGTTAGAAGAGTTAAAAGGATAAGATGCCAAAAGCCTTAATAATCTCTTATTTCTTTCCACCATTAAGTGGACCAGGTGTGCAGCGGTCATATAACTTCGTCCGTAATTTACCAGCTAATGGGTGGGAACCAGTAGTTTTAACTGTTAAAGATATAAGTTACGTAGCTCGAGACGAATCATTGATGGACAAACTTTCAAATACAGAGATCATCCGAACTGAGACTGCAGACCCCATGCGAATCATATATTTGTGGGATAAAATATGGGGCAGGAAAGAAGGGGATAGTGCATATATTCACGCCAGTCAGAATCTACGTAGTTTTGGGAGAGATGTATTTCCCATTGATTCCAAAATAGGGTGGCTGCTAACAGCATACAAAGAAGCCTGCAAGCTGTGTCGTTTACATGATATCAAGGTGATCTTTGCAACTATGAGTCCTTTCACTTCAGGCATTCTAGCTTATATGGTGAGTCAGAAAACAGGATTGCCCTATATACTTGATTATCGTGATCTGTGGCAGGGTAAGCCGGATATCAGCTATTTCAGCAGATTTCACCGCAGGCTGGCAGAGACATGGGAAAAACGGATAATCAGAGCAGCGGATTCTATTATCCACGTTACGGACAGGTCTAAGGAACGGTTTCTGGAGATCTATCCGGAATGCGGAAGTGATAAAGTGAGTGTGATCTATAATGGATATGACCGGGAAGCGATCTCGAAAGAGATCCCAGAGCAGAGTGATAACAGCAGGATAACATTTACCTATGCAGGACATTTTTACGGGAAACGAAATCCCAGGTTATTTCTGGAATCAATTAAAGAGCTCATCGATGATGATTATCCTCTGGATGGAGTAATATTTGAATTTATTGGTAGTTTTCCTAAGTCAATCGAGGAATTATTTTTTGAACATGAATGTTTAAAACGGATAAAGTATCTGATTTATGGAGATTATATAAAAAAATTGATTGACAGCACGGTATTATTATTATTCATTTCAAGTGAAGACAGCAGGATGATATTGACCCAGAAATTATTTGAATATCTGGCTGTAAAACGTCCGATCCTGGCAATGATACCGGAAGATGGGGAAGCAGCGGGGATCATAAATAAATATTCTGCTGGACTTGTTATTGATGGATCAAGTAAAGAAAAAATTAAAGCCGGGATACAGGAATTCTGTGGGATAATCAGAAAAGGGGATCTAACTAAAAGGTTTAATGTGGCAAATAATGATTATAGAGAATTTGAACGCCAAGCTCAGGCAAGGCAACTAGCTGAGATAATGGATAAAGTTACTGATGAATAAAAAGAAACTGCTCCATATACAATTATTGCCTCTTCTTTCAGGAGTGCAGAACATGATGCTCAGCCTGCTTGCAGGTTTAGATAAAAACGAGTATGAGATCTATGTGATAAGCAAACCTGGTGGTCCTTTAGAAAAGGAAGTGGAAAAGGAAGGATACCACCATTTGCCAGTGAAATATCTGGAACGGAATATTTCTATCTTTGATCTGGCTGCTATGAACAGCATTTATAAACTTATCAGGAAGTATAAATTTGATATAGTGCATACCCATTCCAGCAAAACGGGATTTATGGGAAGAATTGCGGCAAGACTGGCAGGCGTGAAGCAGGTATATCACACAGTACATGGTTTTGCCATCCACGAGCATCAATCGAATCTCGTTAATATGATTTATATGTTTCTGGAAAAAATAGCCGGCAGGTTTTGCAACAAAGTGATATTTGTTAATGATCATGAGCGAGAAATGGCGATAAGAAGGGGAATTTTACCCGCAGAGAAAGCGATAACAATTTATAATGGAATTTCATTGGAAGGATTTAAGGTTAAGAATGCTGACGATTATCTGTCAGACAGAAATTACAAAGAGAATCCATTTACGATAGGTAGTGTTTTGCGTTTCACAACCCAGAAAAATGTATATAACACGATCAATGCGGCAATTACTGCCTGCCAGAAAAATGATGATATTCAGTTTGTATTTGTAGGAGATGGAGATGATTTTTTGATTTGTAAGAATTTGATTGATCAGGCTAAAATGAATACCCGAATACTACTCACTGGCTGGCAGGTAAAAATAAATGAGATATTGATCAAACTTGATGCTTTCATCCTTTATTCACGGTGGGAAGGTCTCTCGATCTCCAT
This genomic interval from Candidatus Stygibacter australis contains the following:
- a CDS encoding glycosyltransferase, with the translated sequence MPKALIISYFFPPLSGPGVQRSYNFVRNLPANGWEPVVLTVKDISYVARDESLMDKLSNTEIIRTETADPMRIIYLWDKIWGRKEGDSAYIHASQNLRSFGRDVFPIDSKIGWLLTAYKEACKLCRLHDIKVIFATMSPFTSGILAYMVSQKTGLPYILDYRDLWQGKPDISYFSRFHRRLAETWEKRIIRAADSIIHVTDRSKERFLEIYPECGSDKVSVIYNGYDREAISKEIPEQSDNSRITFTYAGHFYGKRNPRLFLESIKELIDDDYPLDGVIFEFIGSFPKSIEELFFEHECLKRIKYLIYGDYIKKLIDSTVLLLFISSEDSRMILTQKLFEYLAVKRPILAMIPEDGEAAGIINKYSAGLVIDGSSKEKIKAGIQEFCGIIRKGDLTKRFNVANNDYREFERQAQARQLAEIMDKVTDE
- a CDS encoding glycosyltransferase family 4 protein, which codes for MNKKKLLHIQLLPLLSGVQNMMLSLLAGLDKNEYEIYVISKPGGPLEKEVEKEGYHHLPVKYLERNISIFDLAAMNSIYKLIRKYKFDIVHTHSSKTGFMGRIAARLAGVKQVYHTVHGFAIHEHQSNLVNMIYMFLEKIAGRFCNKVIFVNDHEREMAIRRGILPAEKAITIYNGISLEGFKVKNADDYLSDRNYKENPFTIGSVLRFTTQKNVYNTINAAITACQKNDDIQFVFVGDGDDFLICKNLIDQAKMNTRILLTGWQVKINEILIKLDAFILYSRWEGLSISILEAMASGLPIIASNIKGNNELVDSENGILVDVKDSNTLIDILVNLPRRKTELHDWSKISRSRVEEKFAIQRFINEYKAIYDN